In one window of Helianthus annuus cultivar XRQ/B chromosome 17, HanXRQr2.0-SUNRISE, whole genome shotgun sequence DNA:
- the LOC110924448 gene encoding uncharacterized protein LOC110924448, with protein MGTFRAFLECKPPTFDGTGGTIDILHWIRRIEYTFEESESPAGKRVEYATVMFQGKAYSWWNAQVQMLGLADANATLWSDFKDLIKEEFCHLDDILKLEIEYYGLKMEGSEIEAYTKRSNDLAALYPNMSQPIPRRIKLYLRGLVPEIQGSVSAANLRTIQQVVRLAHQLTDQAVEEGKLPKSSSSNANALMSNKYIWGEYQGEGPSSIRREPHRKLGLNYQNQGGYLGNKPRCRKCQRHHSGSCAESYCHRCKKLGHMARDCRSPYPANRNQRQHQQGNERCYQCGAESHFKRNCPQMRQNRDNSGNQGNRKNNGDNKDNRRTSKHELLNGQEEKGNNLNVVVGKFYFS; from the coding sequence ATGGGCACCTTCAGGGCGTTCTTGGAGTGTAAACCTCCCACTTTCGATGGCACAGGAGGGACAATCGACATTCTACACTGGATCCGAAGAATCGAATATACGTTCGAAGAAAGTGAAAGTCCTGCTGGCAAACGAGTAGAGTACGCTACTGTCATGTTTCAAGGGAAAGCGTattcttggtggaacgcacaagttcaGATGCTCGGTTTGGCAGACGCGAATGCCACCCTCTGGAGTGACTTCAAGGATTTGATTAAGGAAGAATTCTGCCACCTGGATGACATTCTGAAACTTGAAATCGAGTATTATGGTTTGAAGATGGAAggatcagagattgaggcatacacaaAGAGGTCCAACGACTTGGCTGCCTTATATCCTAACATGTCACAACCCATACCTAGGCGAATCAAGCTATACCTCAGAGGCTTAGTCCCGGAAATCCAAGGGTCTGTGAGTGCGGCCAACCTTCGCACAATCCAGCAAGTCGTTCGTTTGGCGCACCAACTCACCGATCAGGCGGTGgaagagggcaagttgcccaagaGTAGCTCTTCCAATGCAAATGCTCTAATGAGTAACAAGTATATTTGGGGTGAGTACCAAGGTGAGGGTCCTAGCTCTATACGACGGGAACCACACAGGAAACTCGGGCTGAACTACCAAAATCAGGGGGGATACCTAGGGAATAAACCGAGATGCCGCAAGTGCCAACGGCACCACAGCGGGTCATGTGCGGAATCGTATTGTCATCGGTGCAAGAAGTTGGGACATATGGCtagagactgtaggagcccatatCCTGCAAACCGGAACCAACGGCAACACCAGCAGGGTAATGAGAGATGTTACCAGTGCGGTGCTGAGAGTCACTTCAAGAGGAACTGTCCGCAGATGAGACAGAATCGTGATAACAGCGGCAACCAGGGCAACAGGAAAAATAACGGAGACAATAAGGATAACCGCAGGACTAGTAAGCATGAGCTTCTGAATGGACAAGAGGAAAAAGGAAACAACCTCAACGTTGTGGTGGGTAAGTTCTATTTTAGTTAA